From one Chloroflexota bacterium genomic stretch:
- a CDS encoding hydroxymethylglutaryl-CoA reductase, degradative, protein MNPTSRIPGFYNLPLEARRERIAAMGLLSPEEFAALVGEPGLTAAQADPMIENVVGTFALPLGVALNFVVNGREVLVPMAIEEPSVVAAASYMAKLARKGGGFTAHTSAPEMIGQIQILDVADPHEARLKILEARGEILETATAIDPVLQRLGGGARDLEVRILNHPALGDFLVVHLIYDVRDAMGANAVNTACERLAPRLEALTGGRVHLRILSNLADRRIARARCTVPVEALAFDGFRGEEVRDGIIAAWAFAAADPYRAATHNKGIMNGIDPVVIATGNDWRAVEAGAHAYAARSGRYTSLSTWGKDADGNLVGTLELPLAVGIVGGATRVHPAAQAALKLMGVQTAAQLAEIIAAVGLAQNLGALRALATEGIQRGHMTLHARQVAIAAGAEGEEIAEVARRLAESGEVRIDRAQEILAQMRK, encoded by the coding sequence ATGAACCCGACTTCCCGCATCCCTGGCTTTTACAACCTGCCTCTGGAAGCCCGCCGCGAGCGCATTGCCGCGATGGGGCTGCTTTCCCCGGAAGAATTTGCCGCCTTAGTGGGCGAACCCGGCCTCACCGCCGCCCAGGCCGACCCGATGATCGAGAACGTCGTCGGCACGTTTGCCCTGCCCCTGGGCGTCGCGCTCAACTTCGTGGTCAACGGCCGCGAGGTGCTGGTGCCTATGGCCATCGAAGAGCCTTCGGTGGTGGCTGCGGCTTCCTACATGGCTAAACTGGCGCGGAAAGGCGGCGGCTTTACCGCCCACACCAGCGCGCCGGAAATGATCGGGCAAATCCAGATTCTGGACGTGGCCGACCCCCACGAAGCGCGGCTGAAAATTCTGGAAGCCCGCGGCGAAATTCTGGAAACCGCTACCGCTATCGACCCGGTGCTTCAGCGCCTGGGCGGCGGCGCGCGCGACCTGGAAGTCCGCATCCTCAACCACCCTGCCTTGGGCGACTTCCTGGTGGTGCATCTGATTTACGACGTGCGCGACGCGATGGGCGCCAACGCGGTCAACACCGCCTGCGAGCGCCTTGCCCCCCGCCTGGAAGCCCTCACCGGTGGGCGGGTGCACCTGCGCATCCTTTCCAACCTGGCCGACCGTCGCATTGCCCGCGCCCGCTGCACCGTGCCGGTGGAAGCCCTGGCCTTCGACGGTTTCCGCGGCGAGGAGGTGCGCGACGGCATCATCGCGGCCTGGGCTTTTGCCGCCGCCGACCCCTACCGTGCCGCAACCCACAACAAGGGCATCATGAACGGCATTGACCCGGTGGTGATTGCCACGGGCAACGATTGGCGCGCGGTGGAAGCCGGCGCGCACGCCTATGCCGCCCGCAGTGGGCGCTACACTTCCCTGAGCACGTGGGGGAAGGACGCCGACGGCAACCTGGTGGGCACGCTGGAACTGCCCTTAGCCGTGGGCATTGTGGGCGGCGCGACCCGGGTGCATCCCGCCGCGCAGGCCGCGCTCAAACTGATGGGCGTGCAGACCGCGGCGCAGTTGGCTGAAATCATCGCCGCGGTGGGGTTGGCGCAGAACCTCGGCGCGCTGCGGGCGTTGGCGACCGAAGGCATCCAGCGCGGGCATATGACCCTGCATGCCCGGCAGGTCGCCATTGCCGCGGGCGCGGAGGGTGAGGAAATCGCCGAAGTCGCCCGCCGCCTGGCCGAGAGCGGCGAAGTGCGCATTGACCGAGCGCAGGAGATTCTGGCGCAAATGCGGAAGTAA
- a CDS encoding hydroxymethylglutaryl-CoA synthase, with translation MTELLRPERPVGIVGYGAYIPRYRLPAHEIARIWTEGKGGLPIREKAVPGPDEDTVTIATEAARNALARAQIDPADLRAVWVGSESHPYAVKPTGTIVAEALGATPYTQAGDWEFACKAGTEAMVAAFGLVGSRMADYALAIGADTAQGRPGDALEYTAAAGGAAFVVGPAENSLAVLEATLSFVTDTPDFWRRAHQHYPEHGVRFTGEPAYFHHIGNAARAFMEATGTTAADYAYAVFHQPNAKFPQRIAKSLGFTPEQTEVGLLSPVIGNTYSGAAIVGLTAILDVAQPGDRILMVSFGSGAGSDAMAFTVTDAILERRHLASATQDYIRRRTEIDYATYTRWRGKLILK, from the coding sequence ATGACCGAATTGCTACGCCCGGAACGCCCCGTGGGCATCGTGGGCTACGGGGCTTACATCCCCCGCTACCGGCTGCCCGCCCACGAAATTGCCCGCATCTGGACGGAAGGCAAGGGCGGCCTGCCCATCCGCGAGAAGGCCGTGCCCGGCCCCGATGAAGACACCGTAACCATCGCCACTGAAGCGGCGCGCAACGCCCTCGCACGGGCGCAAATCGACCCCGCCGACCTGCGCGCGGTGTGGGTGGGTTCCGAATCCCACCCCTACGCGGTCAAGCCCACCGGCACCATCGTGGCCGAGGCCCTGGGCGCGACGCCCTACACCCAGGCGGGCGACTGGGAATTCGCCTGCAAGGCGGGTACCGAGGCCATGGTGGCTGCCTTCGGGCTGGTGGGTTCCCGCATGGCCGACTACGCCCTGGCCATCGGCGCGGATACCGCCCAGGGGCGCCCCGGCGACGCCTTAGAATACACCGCCGCGGCGGGCGGCGCGGCTTTCGTCGTCGGCCCCGCGGAAAACAGCCTCGCGGTGCTGGAAGCCACCCTTTCCTTCGTCACCGACACCCCTGACTTCTGGCGCCGCGCCCACCAGCACTACCCCGAACACGGCGTGCGCTTCACCGGCGAACCGGCCTACTTCCACCACATCGGCAACGCGGCCCGCGCCTTCATGGAAGCCACCGGCACCACCGCCGCGGACTATGCCTACGCGGTCTTCCACCAGCCCAACGCCAAATTCCCCCAGCGCATCGCCAAATCGCTGGGGTTCACGCCCGAACAAACCGAAGTCGGCCTGCTCTCGCCGGTCATCGGCAACACCTACTCCGGCGCGGCCATCGTGGGGCTGACCGCGATTCTGGATGTGGCCCAGCCCGGCGACCGCATCCTGATGGTGTCCTTCGGCTCGGGGGCGGGTTCCGACGCAATGGCCTTTACCGTCACTGATGCCATTCTGGAACGCCGCCATCTGGCTTCGGCCACCCAGGATTACATCCGCCGCCGCACCGAAATCGACTACGCCACCTACACCCGCTGGCGCGGCAAACTGATTCTCAAATAA
- a CDS encoding thiolase domain-containing protein (Catalyzes the synthesis of acetoacetyl coenzyme A from two molecules of acetyl coenzyme A. It can also act as a thiolase, catalyzing the reverse reaction and generating two-carbon units from the four-carbon product of fatty acid oxidation), whose amino-acid sequence MSEIVIAGIGMTPVGEHWATSLRELALEAIEKALHEAEGLRPQAVFVANMHAPVLSRQANIGPLVADFAGFRGVEAATIEAGGASGGMALRAAYLAVASGEVDVALAVGVEKATDRVGASVESAAATVLDADYEAEQGVTPAVQAALIMQHYMQETGAPREAFAAFPLLAHQNAVGNPYAMYRKAVKESVYHRVTMVSDPLNLFDAAPLADGAAAVLVARRDVLPPKTARPLVKIAGFGIANDTLAWHDRDDLLDFAAVRRSVETACQRAGCAPADVDFFELYDAFSVYVPLILEAAGFAPRGEGWKLGQGDALTLDGSLPILTMGGLKARGNPGGATGLYQIAEAVLQLRGQAGDNQIPRARRALVQSLSGPASLAVTAVLEAV is encoded by the coding sequence ATGAGCGAAATTGTGATTGCCGGTATCGGCATGACCCCGGTAGGAGAACATTGGGCGACTTCCCTGCGCGAACTGGCGCTGGAAGCCATCGAAAAAGCCCTGCACGAGGCCGAGGGCCTGCGCCCGCAAGCCGTGTTCGTTGCCAACATGCACGCGCCGGTGCTTTCCCGACAGGCCAACATCGGCCCGTTGGTGGCCGATTTTGCCGGTTTCCGCGGGGTGGAAGCCGCCACGATTGAGGCCGGCGGTGCTTCGGGTGGCATGGCGCTGCGCGCCGCGTACCTTGCCGTGGCTTCCGGCGAGGTGGATGTAGCCCTCGCGGTGGGCGTGGAAAAGGCCACCGATCGGGTGGGTGCCAGCGTGGAAAGCGCGGCCGCCACGGTGCTCGACGCGGACTACGAAGCCGAGCAGGGCGTGACGCCTGCGGTGCAGGCTGCGCTCATCATGCAGCACTACATGCAGGAAACCGGCGCACCCCGTGAAGCCTTTGCCGCCTTCCCGCTGCTGGCGCACCAGAACGCGGTGGGCAATCCCTACGCCATGTATCGCAAGGCGGTGAAGGAATCGGTGTACCATCGGGTGACGATGGTCAGCGACCCCCTCAACCTGTTCGACGCCGCACCTCTCGCCGACGGCGCGGCTGCGGTGCTGGTGGCCCGGCGGGATGTGCTGCCCCCCAAGACCGCTCGGCCTTTGGTGAAAATTGCCGGTTTCGGCATTGCCAACGATACCCTGGCCTGGCACGACCGGGACGACCTGCTCGACTTCGCCGCGGTGCGCCGCTCGGTGGAAACCGCCTGTCAGCGCGCCGGCTGCGCCCCCGCTGATGTGGACTTTTTCGAACTCTACGACGCCTTTTCGGTGTACGTGCCCCTGATTCTGGAAGCCGCCGGCTTCGCCCCCCGCGGCGAAGGCTGGAAACTGGGCCAGGGCGATGCCCTCACTTTAGATGGCAGCCTGCCGATTTTGACCATGGGCGGCCTGAAAGCCCGCGGCAACCCTGGTGGTGCGACTGGCCTTTATCAAATCGCCGAAGCCGTGCTGCAACTCCGCGGCCAAGCCGGTGACAACCAGATCCCTCGCGCCCGCCGCGCGTTGGTGCAATCCCTCAGCGGCCCGGCTTCCCTGGCCGTGACCGCTGTGCTGGAAGCGGTTTAG
- a CDS encoding Zn-ribbon domain-containing OB-fold protein, whose amino-acid sequence MEISRHWRLRKQRYALEGEVCPHCGAKLFPPRDVCPHCGLEAKQTYTFVGTGTVVSWTTVRQPPEAFAEQAPYVVALIQLDEGPKLTAQLTDLGDVEPYPGMPVEMVTRKLRNDREERGLIIYGYKFRPVLARAVA is encoded by the coding sequence ATGGAAATCTCACGCCATTGGCGATTACGCAAGCAGCGCTACGCTCTGGAGGGCGAGGTTTGCCCCCACTGCGGCGCAAAACTGTTCCCCCCGCGGGATGTGTGCCCCCACTGCGGCCTGGAAGCCAAGCAGACTTACACCTTCGTCGGCACCGGCACCGTGGTTTCGTGGACGACCGTGCGCCAACCCCCTGAAGCCTTTGCCGAGCAGGCGCCGTATGTGGTTGCCCTCATCCAACTCGACGAAGGCCCCAAACTCACCGCCCAACTCACCGACCTGGGCGACGTGGAGCCTTACCCGGGAATGCCGGTGGAAATGGTAACCCGCAAATTGCGTAACGACCGGGAAGAACGGGGGTTAATCATCTACGGATACAAGTTCCGCCCTGTGTTGGCGCGCGCCGTGGCGTAA
- a CDS encoding CBS domain-containing protein gives MRLILTHEQADFDAIASLLAARLLDERAIAALPVRVNRNVRGFLTLYGADLPLTPWHDLPRDPIEHITLVDTQTLPSVRGLSPKTPVQVIDHHPRRPDLPDHWRVHTEPIGATTTLLLEALQERHPHLTPIQATLLLLGIYEDTGSLSYEETTPRDVRAAAYLLEQGASLRLAHEFLNPPLTPQQQVVYDILLANAEIRNIHEAAIAVAHAEVEGLTDAISPLAHKLYETLEPDALFVLVSVAAGVQMVARASGDRIDLPAIVAHFGGGGHRRAAAALVKGATVEDVRAQLWEIIPRHVRPPLTVGDIMSRRPQVLSPDTPIEEADRLMRTFGYEGYPVVENGRVVGLLTRRAVDRALGHGLHLPVGRVMEAGEVTVRPQDSVVHLQQRMTDTGWGQIPVVDEDGEIIGIVTRTDLIKTLAPRPRRPGLHNLAARLESALPPARLALIKAIAAEAEAQHQALYIVGGFVRDLLLERPSLDFDLVVEGNAIALAHALRRRYGGRVTAHRKFGTAKWHLAPIRETLTAALASLSPHAQLDPADLPASIDLVSARTEFYARPTALPTVAHGSIKLDLHRRDFTINTLALRLDGRHYGELHDYWGGLDDLQRGIIRVLHSLSFVDDPTRMLRAVRFEQRFGFHIEPRTLQLLHDARDLLAKISGDRNRHELDAMLDEPRAAAMLARADQLGLLEAIYPGLRWTPAAEKRLAHLQEAPWPPPPPWDDLPSRLRGIPLKRALAYALWLMGTDAIAPTHLADLAARLGFPRALREVVQSAAALAARADGLLRGRPSQATFLLEEHPLAAVYALYLAAESADLQKVLRAYAGQWRHIRPHTDGHALRARGVPPGPRYKRILRALRAAWLDGEVHTPEEEARLLASLLARKTTSE, from the coding sequence ATGCGCCTGATTCTGACCCACGAACAAGCCGATTTCGACGCCATCGCCTCCCTGCTGGCCGCCCGCCTGCTGGATGAGCGCGCCATCGCAGCGCTGCCCGTGCGCGTCAACCGCAACGTGCGCGGCTTCCTCACCCTCTACGGCGCCGACCTTCCCCTCACCCCCTGGCACGACCTGCCTCGCGACCCCATCGAGCACATCACCCTGGTCGACACGCAAACCCTGCCTTCCGTGCGCGGGCTTTCCCCAAAAACGCCAGTGCAGGTCATCGACCATCATCCCCGCCGCCCCGACCTCCCCGACCACTGGCGCGTCCACACCGAGCCGATCGGCGCCACTACCACTCTGCTGCTGGAAGCCCTCCAGGAGCGCCACCCCCACCTCACACCCATCCAGGCCACCCTGCTGCTGCTCGGCATCTACGAAGACACCGGCAGCCTGAGTTACGAGGAAACCACCCCGCGCGATGTGCGCGCCGCGGCCTACCTGCTGGAACAGGGCGCTTCGCTGCGCCTGGCGCACGAATTTCTCAACCCGCCCCTCACCCCCCAGCAGCAGGTGGTCTACGACATCCTGCTCGCCAATGCCGAAATCCGCAACATCCACGAGGCGGCCATCGCGGTGGCCCACGCCGAAGTCGAAGGCCTGACCGACGCCATCTCGCCCTTAGCCCACAAACTCTACGAAACCCTGGAACCCGATGCGCTTTTCGTGCTCGTCAGCGTGGCAGCAGGGGTACAGATGGTGGCCCGCGCCAGCGGCGACCGCATCGACCTGCCCGCCATCGTGGCGCACTTTGGCGGCGGGGGGCATCGCCGCGCCGCGGCGGCCCTGGTCAAAGGCGCCACTGTGGAAGACGTCCGCGCCCAGCTGTGGGAAATCATCCCCCGCCATGTGCGCCCGCCCCTCACCGTGGGCGACATCATGTCCCGCCGCCCGCAGGTACTTTCCCCCGACACACCCATTGAAGAAGCCGACCGCCTGATGCGCACCTTTGGTTACGAAGGCTACCCGGTGGTGGAAAACGGCCGCGTCGTCGGCCTGCTTACCCGCCGCGCCGTCGACCGCGCCCTCGGCCACGGCCTGCACCTGCCCGTCGGGCGGGTCATGGAAGCCGGGGAGGTTACCGTCCGCCCGCAAGATTCGGTCGTCCACCTGCAACAACGCATGACCGACACCGGCTGGGGGCAGATTCCCGTGGTGGACGAAGACGGCGAAATCATCGGCATCGTCACCCGTACCGACCTCATCAAGACCCTCGCGCCGCGCCCCCGCCGTCCCGGCCTGCACAACCTGGCCGCCCGCCTGGAAAGCGCCCTGCCGCCCGCCCGCCTGGCCCTCATCAAAGCCATCGCCGCCGAAGCCGAAGCGCAGCACCAGGCGCTCTACATCGTCGGCGGCTTCGTGCGCGATTTACTGCTGGAACGCCCCAGCCTGGATTTCGACCTCGTGGTGGAAGGCAACGCCATTGCCCTCGCCCACGCCCTGCGCCGCAGGTACGGCGGCCGCGTGACCGCCCACCGCAAATTCGGCACCGCCAAATGGCACCTCGCCCCCATTCGGGAAACCCTGACCGCAGCCCTGGCTTCCCTGAGCCCGCACGCCCAACTTGACCCCGCCGACCTGCCCGCGAGCATCGACCTGGTGAGCGCCCGCACCGAATTCTACGCCCGCCCTACCGCCCTCCCCACCGTGGCCCACGGCAGCATCAAACTCGACCTCCACCGGCGGGATTTCACCATCAACACCCTTGCCCTCCGGCTGGACGGGCGGCACTACGGCGAACTGCACGATTACTGGGGCGGCTTAGACGACCTGCAGCGGGGCATCATCCGCGTGCTGCACTCCCTCTCTTTCGTCGACGACCCCACGCGTATGCTGCGTGCTGTGCGCTTCGAGCAGCGTTTCGGCTTCCACATCGAGCCGCGCACGCTGCAACTGCTCCACGATGCCCGCGACCTGCTCGCCAAAATCTCCGGCGACCGCAATCGCCACGAACTGGACGCGATGCTGGACGAGCCACGCGCGGCGGCCATGCTGGCGCGCGCCGACCAACTCGGCCTGCTGGAAGCCATCTACCCTGGCCTGCGGTGGACGCCCGCTGCCGAAAAGCGCCTCGCTCACCTCCAGGAAGCCCCCTGGCCACCCCCGCCGCCGTGGGACGACCTGCCGTCGCGGCTGCGCGGCATTCCACTGAAGCGAGCCTTGGCCTATGCCCTCTGGCTGATGGGCACAGACGCCATTGCTCCCACACACCTGGCCGATCTCGCGGCGCGGCTGGGCTTCCCGCGGGCGCTGCGCGAAGTGGTGCAAAGTGCAGCCGCGCTCGCTGCCCGCGCCGACGGCCTCCTGCGCGGCCGCCCCAGCCAGGCCACCTTCCTGCTGGAAGAGCATCCCCTGGCCGCCGTGTACGCCCTCTACCTGGCGGCAGAAAGCGCCGACCTGCAAAAGGTGTTACGCGCCTACGCCGGGCAGTGGCGGCACATCCGCCCGCACACCGACGGCCACGCCCTGCGCGCTCGCGGCGTGCCTCCCGGCCCGCGCTACAAGCGCATCCTGCGCGCCCTGCGCGCCGCCTGGCTGGACGGCGAAGTCCACACGCCCGAAGAAGAAGCCCGCCTGCTTGCGTCTTTACTTGCCAGGAAGACAACCTCTGAATAA
- a CDS encoding UPF0175 family protein, translating into MGTRRVLLDIPEKVLLAEKMDAEAFARELRMLAAVKLYEMGRLSSGRAAELAGVPRVEFLLSLNRYQVFPLQAELEALEAAGEESYQ; encoded by the coding sequence ATGGGCACGCGCAGAGTGCTTTTAGATATTCCTGAAAAGGTGCTGTTGGCGGAAAAGATGGATGCCGAGGCTTTCGCGCGCGAATTGCGCATGTTGGCGGCGGTCAAGTTATATGAGATGGGGCGCTTGTCTTCGGGGCGTGCTGCCGAATTGGCCGGGGTGCCGCGAGTGGAATTTCTGTTGAGCCTCAATCGGTATCAAGTGTTCCCTTTGCAGGCGGAATTGGAAGCATTGGAGGCCGCGGGTGAGGAAAGCTATCAGTAA
- a CDS encoding DUF3368 domain-containing protein, translating into MRKAISNTSPLLYLYRIGVIEWLGALFEEVWVPDAVIAELEEGRRRGYDVPRLGGYSWVKRVNPEHLPAEWFALDLGKGELAAMALGLANPERVILLDDLLARRVAEAAGLQVWGTLRVLLEGKKAGLAPLLAPYVDRLAEAGMWLSADIRQRILRLAGEDA; encoded by the coding sequence GTGAGGAAAGCTATCAGTAATACCTCGCCGTTGCTTTACCTTTACCGCATTGGGGTGATAGAGTGGCTGGGGGCATTGTTCGAGGAAGTCTGGGTTCCCGATGCTGTCATCGCGGAATTGGAAGAAGGGCGGCGGCGGGGGTATGACGTCCCGCGGCTGGGTGGTTATTCATGGGTGAAGCGGGTCAACCCTGAGCATCTGCCTGCCGAATGGTTTGCCCTGGATTTAGGGAAAGGGGAGTTGGCTGCTATGGCGTTGGGGTTGGCAAATCCAGAACGGGTGATTCTTTTGGACGATCTGTTAGCTCGTCGGGTGGCCGAGGCGGCGGGGTTGCAGGTGTGGGGGACTTTGCGGGTCTTGTTGGAGGGGAAAAAGGCTGGCCTGGCACCGCTGTTGGCGCCTTACGTGGATCGGTTGGCCGAGGCGGGGATGTGGTTGTCGGCGGATATTCGGCAACGAATTTTGAGGCTGGCGGGGGAAGATGCCTGA
- the rimO gene encoding 30S ribosomal protein S12 methylthiotransferase RimO, protein MPTFLIASLGCSKNTVDSDSMAQLLRRDGYTPTDNPAEADVLIVNTCGFIAASRAESLEVLHEFATQKRPGQFLIAAGCLTQRYGEEVAREVPGVDAILGTRRWMDIVDVVRRLREGPHPTPLYHLPEAPTVGRDERGVLRVTRQGGSAYLKIADGCRRKCAFCAIPLIKGTLVSRPQEAILAEARALQEAGVQEIILIAQDTTDYGHDRGERDGLASLLEALTAAVPDIPWIRVMYAFPGYVTDHLIEVMATRPQIVPYLDMPLQHAHPATLRRMQRPANLDWVHRTLEKVRRAMPEVALRTTFIVGYPGETEAEFQALLDFVEEIRFDHVGAFQFSFEPGTPSEPLGDPIPPEVKQERWERLMATQQAISLERNQALVGKVLDVLVEGHDTETGLAIGRTYRDAPEIDGLVLVESDLPVGQLVPVRVTGAMAYDLVGVPARGR, encoded by the coding sequence ATGCCCACTTTCCTCATTGCTTCCCTCGGCTGTTCCAAAAACACCGTCGATTCCGATTCCATGGCGCAACTGCTGCGCCGCGACGGCTACACCCCCACCGACAACCCCGCCGAAGCCGATGTCCTCATCGTCAACACGTGCGGCTTCATCGCGGCTTCTCGCGCCGAATCGCTGGAAGTGCTACACGAATTCGCCACACAAAAGCGCCCCGGGCAGTTCCTGATTGCCGCGGGCTGCCTGACGCAGCGTTACGGCGAAGAAGTCGCTCGCGAAGTGCCCGGCGTGGACGCCATCCTCGGCACCCGCCGCTGGATGGACATCGTGGACGTCGTCCGCCGCCTGCGGGAAGGCCCGCACCCGACGCCCCTTTACCACCTGCCGGAAGCCCCCACTGTGGGGCGCGACGAGCGTGGCGTGCTGCGCGTCACCCGCCAGGGCGGCAGCGCCTACCTCAAAATTGCCGACGGCTGCCGCCGCAAGTGCGCCTTCTGCGCCATCCCACTCATCAAAGGCACCTTAGTCTCCCGCCCCCAGGAAGCCATCCTCGCCGAGGCGCGCGCCCTGCAGGAAGCCGGTGTGCAGGAAATCATCCTCATCGCCCAAGACACCACCGACTACGGCCACGACCGCGGCGAACGCGACGGCCTGGCTTCCCTGCTGGAAGCCCTCACCGCGGCCGTGCCCGACATTCCGTGGATCCGCGTGATGTACGCTTTCCCCGGCTATGTCACCGACCACCTGATCGAGGTCATGGCCACGCGCCCGCAGATCGTCCCTTACCTGGATATGCCCCTGCAGCACGCCCACCCGGCGACCCTGCGGCGAATGCAGCGCCCCGCCAACCTGGATTGGGTACACCGCACGCTGGAAAAAGTGCGCCGCGCCATGCCCGAAGTGGCCCTCCGCACCACTTTCATCGTGGGCTACCCCGGCGAAACCGAAGCCGAATTCCAGGCTTTGCTGGATTTCGTGGAAGAAATCCGCTTCGACCATGTAGGTGCGTTCCAGTTTTCTTTCGAACCCGGCACCCCCAGCGAACCGTTGGGCGACCCCATCCCGCCGGAAGTCAAGCAGGAACGCTGGGAGCGGCTGATGGCAACCCAGCAAGCCATTTCGCTGGAACGCAACCAGGCCCTGGTGGGCAAAGTGCTGGACGTGCTGGTGGAAGGTCACGATACAGAAACCGGCCTTGCCATCGGGCGCACCTACCGCGACGCCCCCGAAATCGACGGGCTGGTGCTGGTGGAAAGCGATCTACCCGTAGGGCAACTGGTGCCCGTCCGCGTCACGGGGGCAATGGCTTACGATTTGGTCGGCGTTCCAGCACGCGGGCGGTAA
- a CDS encoding DUF4115 domain-containing protein produces the protein MSPVGTTLRKARLARGLTLDQAAAALHIKPHYLQALEEERWDALPSRAQGRGFLRLYADYLGLDTAALLEAADNGGTAPPQSTATPTSSQTTPPPASPPPSPTDTDPAQPIFAEIGATFRKQRERLGLRLEEAERYTHVKQHYLAAIEDGRLDDLPSPVQGRGMLLHYARFLQLDPDPLLLRFAEALQARHRQRQQPQRRTVRADWPWLRTVRGFLADRFLVWAAALFSIALIGFGAWQVMTLQRAQKPRPTPPQVADILFPTPTLTPTLPRPTPTPTAPAGGLGTVAEATPTPATAAPQSNAPIQVYLVAQHRAWVKVVADGETVFQGIVVPGASYNYRAQNRLEVLTGDGAALQAFYNQQNLGLLGRFGQVVDRIFTITGVQTPTPTVSPTPTITPTPTITPTPTITPSPTATAQPLP, from the coding sequence ATGTCCCCTGTTGGTACGACCTTGCGCAAAGCGCGCCTGGCGCGTGGCCTGACGCTCGACCAGGCCGCCGCGGCGCTACACATCAAGCCGCACTACCTGCAAGCCCTGGAAGAGGAACGCTGGGATGCGTTGCCTTCGCGCGCGCAGGGGCGCGGCTTCCTGCGCTTGTATGCCGATTACCTGGGGCTGGACACCGCGGCCTTGCTGGAAGCCGCCGACAACGGGGGAACAGCCCCGCCACAATCCACGGCGACGCCAACTTCCAGCCAAACCACACCCCCGCCAGCGAGCCCACCACCTTCCCCCACCGATACCGACCCGGCGCAGCCCATCTTCGCCGAAATTGGGGCAACCTTCCGCAAGCAGCGCGAGCGGTTGGGGCTGCGGCTCGAAGAGGCCGAGCGCTACACCCACGTCAAACAGCACTACCTGGCCGCCATTGAAGACGGCCGCCTCGACGACCTGCCTTCGCCCGTGCAGGGCCGCGGCATGTTGCTGCACTATGCCCGTTTCCTGCAACTGGACCCCGACCCGCTCTTGCTGCGCTTTGCCGAAGCTTTGCAAGCCCGCCACCGCCAGCGCCAACAGCCTCAGCGCCGCACCGTACGCGCCGATTGGCCTTGGCTGCGCACCGTGCGCGGCTTCCTGGCCGACCGATTTTTGGTATGGGCCGCGGCGCTGTTTTCCATCGCCCTCATTGGCTTTGGAGCCTGGCAGGTGATGACGCTGCAACGCGCCCAAAAGCCTCGCCCCACCCCGCCGCAAGTGGCCGACATCCTCTTCCCCACGCCCACGCTGACGCCCACCCTGCCGCGCCCCACCCCCACGCCTACCGCGCCCGCGGGCGGCCTGGGCACCGTTGCCGAGGCAACCCCCACCCCTGCCACTGCTGCACCCCAAAGCAACGCCCCCATCCAAGTCTATCTTGTAGCCCAGCATCGTGCCTGGGTGAAAGTGGTCGCCGATGGCGAAACCGTTTTCCAGGGCATTGTGGTGCCAGGGGCATCGTACAACTACCGCGCTCAAAACCGCCTTGAAGTGCTCACAGGCGACGGTGCGGCTTTGCAGGCTTTTTACAACCAGCAAAACCTGGGGCTGTTGGGGCGCTTCGGCCAGGTGGTGGACCGCATCTTCACCATCACCGGCGTGCAGACACCCACCCCAACCGTCTCGCCCACGCCGACCATCACACCCACGCCCACCATCACACCCACACCGACCATCACCCCCTCGCCGACCGCCACAGCCCAGCCACTCCCCTAA
- a CDS encoding 50S ribosomal protein L9 — protein MKVLLLKDVYKLGRAGEVKKVANGYGRNYLIPQGLAIPATPAALKMADRIRAEAEKHRKALNKEYSGLAEQLGETVLYFAVKASQQGKLYGSVNAQRIADALNEKLDLPKEQQILKRQVDIQPIRFLGEYTVPIRLTIDLVPEVTVIVYREGETPPAVGEMAAAQAAAEAEAEAAAEAAEAAETEGAAEAPEAEQPAEAAPAE, from the coding sequence ATGAAGGTGTTACTGCTCAAAGATGTTTACAAGTTAGGCCGGGCCGGCGAGGTGAAGAAAGTCGCCAACGGCTACGGCCGCAACTACCTTATCCCCCAGGGGCTGGCGATCCCTGCCACGCCCGCCGCGCTGAAGATGGCCGACCGCATCCGCGCCGAAGCCGAAAAGCACCGCAAGGCGCTCAACAAGGAATACAGCGGCCTGGCTGAACAACTCGGCGAAACCGTGCTCTACTTCGCGGTCAAGGCCAGCCAGCAGGGCAAACTCTATGGTTCGGTCAATGCCCAACGCATCGCCGACGCGCTGAACGAAAAACTCGACCTTCCCAAAGAACAGCAAATCCTCAAGCGCCAGGTCGATATTCAGCCCATTCGCTTCCTGGGCGAATACACGGTGCCCATCCGGCTGACGATTGACCTGGTACCCGAGGTGACGGTCATCGTCTATCGGGAAGGCGAAACGCCGCCGGCCGTGGGCGAAATGGCTGCAGCCCAGGCGGCTGCCGAAGCCGAGGCAGAAGCCGCTGCCGAAGCCGCCGAGGCTGCCGAGACCGAAGGGGCTGCCGAAGCCCCCGAAGCCGAACAGCCTGCCGAGGCTGCCCCCGCCGAGTAA